In the genome of Populus trichocarpa isolate Nisqually-1 chromosome 10, P.trichocarpa_v4.1, whole genome shotgun sequence, the window CGCTTCAAGTCTTTGCCTTTAACTGTTTTCTCTTAAGTTGATTTATCACTAGAATAGATCTATTTTGTCAGTATTATCAACAAATctgatttttgtttatgtttagtGAATTAATATGttgtagtaataataataataataataataatctgatttttttttatttgttctgtTATAATATTAATCCTATTAGGACGGTTACCCCTTTATCATGCTTCTGTTGTGTAGTGTTAGTATGatacaagtaattaaaaaattgagaattaattattgttattgttatgcCCTTAAGTGCATTTGTCTTCTTTGAACAAGCTGTCTATCTATACCATTACTAAAACATTTATTTCATAACAGACTAACAAACTGCTGCAATGGGAAAGAAGCAAAAGGAGGATGCTAGTGGCGCACCCTCAAAGGCTAAGGCTGGCAATAAAGATGCAAAGAAGGAAAAACTATCAGTCACTGCTATGTTGGCTAGCATGGACCAGAAACATGACAAACCTAAGAAAGGTTCTTCGTCAACCGTAACGTCTAGCAAGCCCAAGCCAAAGTCAGCTCCTTCTTACACCGATGGAATTGATCTTCCTCCGTCTGATGATGAAGAGCCGAATGGCTTGGAAGAAGAGCAACAGCAGAATGATCCAAACAAGAGACCCAGTCAGCGGAGGTCTGAATTGAAGCCCCTTGATGTAGCCATATCggataaagaattaaaaaaacgtGAAAAGAAGGAAGTTCTTGCTGCCCATGCCATTGAGCATGCGAGGCAGGAGGCCCTTAAAGATGACCATGATGCTTTCACGGTCGTCATTGGAAGCCGGGCTTCTGTCCTTGATGGGGAAGATGAAGGTGATGCAAATGTCAAAGATATAACAATAGAGAATTTTTCTGTCTCAGCTCGGGGGAAAGAACTGCTTAAAAATGCATCTGTGAAGATAGCACATGGACGGAGATATGGTTTGGTTGGGCCCAATGGAATGGGCAAGTCTACACTATTGAAGCTCCTTGCTTGGAGAAAGATTCCCGTGCCAAAGAATATTGATGTGCTTTTGGTTGAACAGGAGGTCATTGGTGATGATAAAACAGCTTTACAAGCAGTTGTTTCAGCTAATGAAGAACTTGTCAAACTCCGAGAAGAAGTTGCCTCCCTGCAGAAATCTGACGGCCCTGCTGAGGGTGAAAACAATGGTGATGattatgatgaagatgatgcTGGAGAGAGGCTTGCTGAATTGTATGAAAAATTGCAGTTGATGGGATCAGATGCTGCTGAATCACAGGCATCAAAGATTCTTGCTGGGTTGGGTTTCACCAAGGATATGCAGGGCCGTCCAACTAGGTCTTTTAGTGGTGGCTGGAGGATGAGAATTTCACTGGCAAGGGCACTTTTTGTGCAGCCTACTCTTTTATTGCTTGATGAGCCTACCAACCATCTTGACTTGAGGGCTGTTCTCTGGTTGGAGGAGTATCTGTGCCGGTGGAAGAAAACTTTGGTTGTTGTCTCACATGACCGAGATTTCCTCAACACAGTTTGCAATGACATCATTCATCTACATGATCAGA includes:
- the LOC18102810 gene encoding ABC transporter F family member 4, which translates into the protein MGKKQKEDASGAPSKAKAGNKDAKKEKLSVTAMLASMDQKHDKPKKGSSSTVTSSKPKPKSAPSYTDGIDLPPSDDEEPNGLEEEQQQNDPNKRPSQRRSELKPLDVAISDKELKKREKKEVLAAHAIEHARQEALKDDHDAFTVVIGSRASVLDGEDEGDANVKDITIENFSVSARGKELLKNASVKIAHGRRYGLVGPNGMGKSTLLKLLAWRKIPVPKNIDVLLVEQEVIGDDKTALQAVVSANEELVKLREEVASLQKSDGPAEGENNGDDYDEDDAGERLAELYEKLQLMGSDAAESQASKILAGLGFTKDMQGRPTRSFSGGWRMRISLARALFVQPTLLLLDEPTNHLDLRAVLWLEEYLCRWKKTLVVVSHDRDFLNTVCNDIIHLHDQKLDSYRGNFDDFEVGYEQRRKETNKKFEIYDKQMKAAKRSGNRVQQEKVKDRAKFAAAKEAGKNKGKAKVDEDQAPPEAPRKWRDYSVEFHFPEPTELTPPLLQLIEVSFSYPNREDFKLSNVDVGIDMGTRVAIVGPNGAGKSTLLNLLAGDLVPTEGEVRRSQKLRIGRYSQHFVDLLTMDETPVQYLLRLHPDQEGLSKQEAVRGKLGKFGLPSHNHLTPIAKLSGGQKARVVFTSISMSKPHILLLDEPTNHLDMQSIDALADALDEFTGGVVLVSHDSRLISRVCEDEEKSEIWVVEDGTVTAFPGTFEEYKEELQKEIKAEVDD